The nucleotide sequence TACTCCCATTTTAAAGCCTCGTCTATTATTCTTGTTCCGAAATATTGGTTATTTTCAAATTTGCTTGCGACATAAATTACAATCGGCCTTTGTATTTTTTCGAGACTTTTTCTAAACAAATCCTTAATTTCTTCATCTTCCTTTATAGAGTTCCACAATTCAGGTGGTTTCTTTTTTTATCTTTGAGAATAGCTGCGATATTGGGAAGTATAAATTCCAAAATTTCCTGTATTTTTTCTCTCAGATATTCTTCATCATCTTTGCTTTGCACATACCCACTTACGAGTTCGCCAATTAAATTTTGAATGCTTCGCATCTTCTCACTTTGCATTGTCAACTATTTCCTTTATGTCTTTCCCTGCTTCCTCAGCTTCTTTTTTGTTCACCTCTGGAAAGAACTGAGATATAATTGCTGGATTCATTGCGATGATCTTCACCTCTCCGTTATCTTCCAACACATTTATTTTGCATGGCATACAAAGTGAGACTAATCTATTTTTGTTCAAGAAATTATTGGCATGCTTCCCTGAACAAATTTCAATAATCTTTAATGGCTTTTGTTTGAATCCCTTTACTGCTAATATCTCTTTATAATCGTACACCTGGAATATTGCCCAACCTTTATTTTCTACAGCTTTTCTTACAGAAATAACTGCTTCGTCAAATCTTTTTTTCGTTTCAACGATGTATGCAAAATCTTCTATTTTCATTTTTTCAACTCCTTCACCTTTTTTGAGTCAAAGACACAATTAACCAAACTGCTAACACTAATACCAGCACCATAAAGATTGGTCCGAAGAACATAAAGCCGCTCATATGACCAAATCCCCAACGTTTCAATCCTTGTTTTAATGGAATCTCTTCGCTAACTGTCTTTAAACATGAAGATTCATTTGATATTCTTGTGTTTCAATCCTTGTTTTAATGGAATCTCTTCGCTAACCACTATGACATCATGATATTAGACGATCTTGTCAAGTTTCAATCCTTGTTTTAATGGAATCTTCTCGCTGACCATTTTCTCCTCCTTTCTTTTCATTTCAACTATAATAGTTTCAATCCTTGTTTTAATGGAATCTTCTCGCTGACCCAAGTTCATGCGAGAAATGACACTCACACATGTTTGTTTCAATCCTTGTTTTAATGGAATCTCTTCGCTAACCTTTGAAGATACCGATTACCACTGTAAACTTTATTAGTTTCAATCCTTGTTTTAATGGAATCCCTTCGCTAACTTATTTCTTCCATATATCCTCCTTTCTTAATTTCTGTTTCAATCCTTGTTTTAATGGAATCTCTTCGCTAACATTAATGATTCTAATCCCGAAAATTTAAAAATGGTGTTTCAATCCTTGTTTTAATGGAATCTCTTCGCTAACCAGGTAATGAATAGGGTCAGATAATACCTATTATGGTTTCAATCCTTGTTTTAATGGAATCTCTTCGCTAACGATCGAGAAGAATGGAGAGGTTTATCCCCTTGAAATGTTTCAATCCTTGTTTTAATGGAATCTCTTCGCTAACGGAAAATAAGAGATTTTATCACAATGAAGGTTCCTCGTTTCAATCCTTGTTTTAATGGAATCTCTTCGCTAACTTTATAGCCTCGTTCATTAGAAACTTTCTTTGCATGTTTCAATCCTTGTTTTAATGGAATCTCTTCGCTAACTTCAATCGCACCCTTCCCGGATTCGGAGACATTTCCAGTTTCAATCCTTGTTTTAATGGAATCTCTTCGCTAACTAGAATGACTAATAAAAAGGATATAGGTTTGGCAATGTTTCAATCCTTGTTTTAATGGAATCTCTTCGCTAACATCGTATTCCCCTCTTACTACCGAGCCTAAACAGGGTTTCAATCCTTGTTTTAATGGAATCTCTTCGCTAACGGCAGATTCTTCTCAAGTTCAAGAGATAGAAAATCTGTTTCAATCCTTGTTTTAATGGAATCTCTTCGCTAACACATCATCCATGCGAGACTCTTCCCCAAGAAGGAGAAGTTTCAATCCTTGTTTTAATGGAATCTCTTCGCTAACAGTTTTTATTTGAGCTTTTGACTTGTTTTCAAGAAGAGGTTTCAATCCTTGTTTTAATGGAATCTCTTCGCTAACTACAAATTCTTGCGCTCCTTTATGAATTGATGTATTGTTTCAATCCTTGTTTTAATGGAATCTCTTCGCTAACCAATCGCACCCTTCCCGGATTCGGAGACATTTCCAGTTTCAATCCTTGTTTTAATGGAATCTCTTCGCTAACAGAATCGGTTGGACAGCTTGCATTTGATTATACATTTGTTTCAATCCTTGTTTTAATGGAATCTCTTCGCTAACCATATGTTGGGCGGTAGAAAAATGGAAGAAAGATAAATGTTTCAATCCTTGTTTTAATGGAATCTCTTCGCTAACCTTCATATGGCGGATATCTGGGATTTATAGAAGATTGTTTCAATCCTTGTTTTAATGGAATCTCTTCGCTAACAAAACAAATTCCTCCTAATCTTGGGAAAAAATTTAAGTTTCAATCCTTGTTTTAATGGAATCTCTTCGCTAACCCAATTATTGGAAGATTTAGATTATCTTAAAAGTCTGTTTCAATCCTTGTTTTAATGGAATCTCTTCGCTAACTGAAAAACCCTTTTCTCTCCTTTTCCTGACAATAGGTTTCAATCCTTGTTTTAATGGAATCTCTTCGCTAACTATTCTTTTTCTTGGCATTTATCCTCCTTTTTAAGTGTTTCAATCCTTGTTTTAATGGAATCTCTTCGCTAACCTATAAGGACCATGAAAGCAATGCCTCAAAATTGAGTTTCAATCCTTGTTTTAATGGAATCTCTTCGCTAACTCCATCCATTTCGAGATCCCGATAATCAGCCCCAAAAGTTTCAATCCTTGTTTTAATGGAATCTCTTCGCTAACACTTTGAGAGCAATGGAAAGTTCGAAATATCAGATAGTGTTTCAATCCTTGTTTTAATGGAATCTCTTCGCTAACAAGAGTTTGAGTAAATTTTGAAAGATCCAATTGCTTGTTTCAATCCTTGTTTTAATGGAATCTCTTCGCTAACATACTGGTGCAATTGGAACAGTGGGGACAATTATTGTTTCAATCCTTGTTTTAATGGAATCTCTTCGCTAACTTCTCAATCAATTCCGAATTAGTAAGTTCTACCTCGGTTTCAATCCTTGTTTTAATGGAATCTCTTCGCTAACTTATAGGAAGCTATTGCAAAAAGCCAGCTATTCTTAGTTTCAATCCTTGTTTTAATGGAATCTCTTCGCTAACATATTTTTTGATTTTTCTCCTTCAAATTCAGTACCGTTTCAATCCTTGTTTTAATGGAATCTCTTCGCTAACAGAAATTCGTAAAGAGAATCCTCAGTAATTCTTGCAGTTTCAATCCTTGTTTTAATGGAATCTCTTCGCTAACTTGGGACCGCACTATATAGAAATTTTATAGCATTAAGTTTCAATCCTTGTTTTAATGGAATCTCTTCGCTAACTTATAGTGCCAGTATTTTCCTCGTTTATAGAGGGGCAGTTTCAATCCTTGTTTTAATGGAATCTCTTCGCTAACTTTTATATTCATTCCTTCCCTTCCAAAAGATAATCTGTTTCAATCCTTGTTTTAATGGAATCTCTTCGCTAACTAGGTGAGGACATTCAAAATATCCTGATTGAAGCATAGTTTCAATCCTTGTTTTAATGGAATCTCTTCGCTAACCTGGCTTATTACCATCAATTTTCTTTTGGAAATGGGTTTCAATCCTTGTTTTAATGGAATCTCTTCGCTAACATTAGAGAGGAGATCAGACATTTCAAGAAAGAGAAACGTTTCAATCCTTGTTTTAATGGAATCTCTTCGCTAACATAGAAGGAAGTTTAGAGGATTTCAAAGAAATATTAGTTTCAATCCTTGTTTTAATGGAATCTCTTCGCTAACTCTATCATTCTTTTTCTTGGCATTTATCCTCCTTTTTTGTTTCAATCCTTGTTTTAATGGAATCTCTTCGCTAACCAGAAGATACAAATTATCCCAAAGCAAATCTCAACGAGTTTCAATCCTTGTTTTAATGGAATCTCTTCGCTAACATTGAATATGGAAA is from Acidobacteriota bacterium and encodes:
- a CDS encoding DUF302 domain-containing protein, with the protein product MKIEDFAYIVETKKRFDEAVISVRKAVENKGWAIFQVYDYKEILAVKGFKQKPLKIIEICSGKHANNFLNKNRLVSLCMPCKINVLEDNGEVKIIAMNPAIISQFFPEVNKKEAEEAGKDIKEIVDNAK